The window AGGCCGCCCAGGCCCTGGAGCGGGTGGGCCTGGGGGCGGACGTGGCCCTGTGCGCCCAGGTGGACCGCCACGGGGTGGTGCCCGTCTTCCAGGGCTTCCGGGACGGGGGGATGGTTTTCGGGAGGGGCTGATGCTCTTGAGCCTAAAAGAGGTCCTCCCCGAGAAGGGCCGGGCGGTGGGGGCCTTTGACGTGGTGGGCCTGGAGTGGGCGGAGGCGGTCTTGGAGGGGGCGGAAACCCTGGGCCTGCCCGTGATCCTCAGCGTGGCCCCCCACCTGGGGGGGCCGCCCCTCCCCGCCCTGGCCCCCGGCCTCCGCCACCTGGCGGAGGCGGCCCGGGTGCCCGTGGCCCTCCACCTGGACCACGGGGAAACCCTAGAGGAGGTGGTGGAGGCCCTGCGCCTGGGGTTTACGGGGGTGATGCTGGACGGAAGCCACCTCCCCTTGGAGGAGAACATCCGCCTCACCCGCCTGGCGGTGGAGGTGGCCCGGGCCTTCGGCGCGGGGGTGGAGGGGGAGGTGGGGGTGGTGCCGGGCCACTACGGCCCCGGGGAGGACCGGGAGGCCCCCCTCTACACCGACCCCCTCGAGGCCGAGCGCTACCTGGCGGAAACAGGGGTGGACGCCCTGGCGGTGAGCATCGGCACCCGGCACGGCCTCTACAAGGGGCCCACCCGGCTCAACCTCCCCCTTCTGGAGCGCCTTTCCGCCCTCCCCGTGCCCCTGGTGCTCCACGGGGCTTCGGGGCTTAGCCCCGAGGAGTACCGGGCCCTGGTGCAGAGGGGCATCCGCAAGATCAACCTCTACGCCGACCTGGCCCTGGAGGCGGCCCGGGCCCTGAGGGAGGTTTCGGGGGAAGGCTACTTGGACCTCATGGCGGGGATGAAGGAGGCCCTGAAGGGGCTCGCCATGGCCCGGATGCGCCTATGGTGGGGGTAAAGGCCCTGCTCTTGGACCTGGACGGCACCCTGGCGGAGACGGAGGAGCTCCACCGGGAGGCCTTCAACCGCGCCTTCCGGGAGGCGGGCCTCCCCTTCTCCTGGGACCGGCCCCTCTACAAGGCCCTTCTGGAGGTGACGGGGGGCAAGGAGCGCATCGCCCACTTCCTCCGCTCCTTCCCGGATGCCCCCCGGCTTTCCGAGGAGGCCCTAACCCGCCTGCACCAGCGGAAAAACGCCCTCTACGAGGCCCTTCTTCGGGAGGAGGGGGCCCCTTTGCGCCCGGGGGTGCGAAGGCTTCTGGGGGAGGCCCGGGAGGCGGGGCTCCTCTTGGCCCTGGTCACCACCACCAGCCCGGAGAACGCCCGGGCCTTTTTGGAGACCAGCGGGCTAAAGGGGGTCTTTCACCTGGTCCTGGCGGGGGACATCGTGCCCCGCAAGAAGCCCGACCCCGCCATCTACCACCTGGCCCGAAGGGAGCTGGGCCTAGGGGAGGGGGAGGGGGTGGCGGTGGAGGACTCCCGGAACGGCCTCCTCTCCGCCCGGGGGGCGGGCTTCCCGGTGCTCATCACCCCGGGGCTCTACACCGCGGACCAGGACTTTTCCGAGGCCCAAGGGGTGGCGGAGCACCTGGGGGAGCCGGGGCACCCGGCCCGGTTCCTCCAGGGCCCCCGGGCGGGGGAAAGGGGAGTGGTGGACCTGGACTACCTGGAGGAGGTGAGGGGATGGTGGAGCACCTGATCGTCTTCAACGCGGAGGCGAGCCCGGAGGAGGTGCGGCGCATGGTGGCCGAGGCCAAGGCGGTCCTCACCCAGATTCCTGGGGTCTTGGGCCTGCGCTACGGGGAGGCCCTGAGCCCGGGGGCCCGGTACCGGTACTGGCTTTCCGTGGTCTTTGCGGGGCCGGAGGTGGTGGAGGTCTACCGGGACCACCCCCTGCACGTGGACTTCGCCAACCGGGTCTTCCGGCCCATGGCCAAGGACCGCATCACCACCGACTACCTGGTCCTGGAGGGGCCATGCGCACCCTGACCTATCGGGAGGCCGAGCCCCAGGCCCTGAAGGTGCTGGTGGACGGGGTAGGGGAGGGCCTGGTCCTCCTGGGGGAGGGGGGTTACTACGCCCTCTACTACTTCTTTGGCCTCTACGGGCGGAAGGCCCCCGACCCCGAGGAAACCCCCGACTGGGTGGAGGGCCCAAGGCCCAGCCCAGAGGGCTTCCGGGAGCCCTACGACCAGGCGAAGTGGTTGGAGGCCAACGGGTATATGCTCTTCATCAACGAGTCCAAGTAGGAGGGGGAAGGATGGAGTACGCGGAGATGCCCTACGAGGAGGCCAGGAAGCGGGCGGTGAGGGTGCTGGAGGACGGCTATGGGGACGCGGTGGTCCTTAAGGACGAGCACGGC of the Thermus oshimai DSM 12092 genome contains:
- a CDS encoding class II fructose-bisphosphate aldolase → MLLSLKEVLPEKGRAVGAFDVVGLEWAEAVLEGAETLGLPVILSVAPHLGGPPLPALAPGLRHLAEAARVPVALHLDHGETLEEVVEALRLGFTGVMLDGSHLPLEENIRLTRLAVEVARAFGAGVEGEVGVVPGHYGPGEDREAPLYTDPLEAERYLAETGVDALAVSIGTRHGLYKGPTRLNLPLLERLSALPVPLVLHGASGLSPEEYRALVQRGIRKINLYADLALEAARALREVSGEGYLDLMAGMKEALKGLAMARMRLWWG
- a CDS encoding HAD-IA family hydrolase codes for the protein MVGVKALLLDLDGTLAETEELHREAFNRAFREAGLPFSWDRPLYKALLEVTGGKERIAHFLRSFPDAPRLSEEALTRLHQRKNALYEALLREEGAPLRPGVRRLLGEAREAGLLLALVTTTSPENARAFLETSGLKGVFHLVLAGDIVPRKKPDPAIYHLARRELGLGEGEGVAVEDSRNGLLSARGAGFPVLITPGLYTADQDFSEAQGVAEHLGEPGHPARFLQGPRAGERGVVDLDYLEEVRGWWST
- a CDS encoding Dabb family protein translates to MVEHLIVFNAEASPEEVRRMVAEAKAVLTQIPGVLGLRYGEALSPGARYRYWLSVVFAGPEVVEVYRDHPLHVDFANRVFRPMAKDRITTDYLVLEGPCAP